Part of the Bacillus clarus genome, TGTTCAAGGAGGTTATTTGCAGGGGTTCCAAGCAAATCGTTTATCTAAAATCGGAAGTATTGTCTGTGCTTTAGTTTTCATTATTAGGGCAATTGGTGATTTTAAGTTTGTTGGATTTTTAAAAAAAATTAAACATTCTCAGTTTGCTAGATACGACACTTGGTTCTATAGTCCATTATGTTTATTCTTTGGCTTTGTCTATATCATGTTGTTGTTTTAATAAGTATAATGAATTCCCTATAAAATAAATTTTATACAGGGGGTCACCATACATGGCCATCAACTTAAGAAAAGTAATCCCCCCCCAAAACGAAAAAAAGAGCTGACTTCTCAAAGTAACTAACTGTAGAGAAAGAAAATTTTCATTTTGGGGGTAACTTCAAAATCTTAGCTTGATGGTCATGGGGTGCTACCCCAAATAAACAACAATAAAATCATTTAAAAACAATAATCTTCCACAATTATGATTGGTTGTGGAAGATTATTATTTTTATTAACTGGTTAGTCTAGTATAATACTTACTTTACTCTGCACCTACGGGGTTTAATATACTCTTTCCACCATCTACTTCAACGTGCTTAACTT contains:
- a CDS encoding DUF3995 domain-containing protein, which encodes MKLLLILVAVGLLWFISFLHIYWAFGGRWGSAAVLPVKEGEHKPAFTPRIWGTLFVAILILLASVIIVVQGGYLQGFQANRLSKIGSIVCALVFIIRAIGDFKFVGFLKKIKHSQFARYDTWFYSPLCLFFGFVYIMLLF